A single window of Polaribacter sp. SA4-10 DNA harbors:
- a CDS encoding T9SS type A sorting domain-containing protein has protein sequence MIKKLLFILLLTISSLGFSQEKSIDGLSAAPNPFTNSTNINFTSTSESKLIFSVKNILGKTVFKKTYTSKKGKNSILFFKNDLLVGMYIYSIQGKNNMISKRFVIR, from the coding sequence ATGATTAAAAAATTACTTTTTATTTTACTTTTAACAATCTCATCTTTAGGTTTTTCACAAGAAAAATCAATTGATGGTTTATCTGCTGCTCCAAATCCTTTTACAAACTCAACAAATATAAATTTTACTTCTACAAGTGAATCTAAATTAATTTTTAGTGTAAAAAATATACTCGGTAAAACTGTTTTTAAAAAAACGTATACTTCTAAAAAAGGTAAAAATTCTATTCTTTTTTTTAAGAATGATTTACTAGTTGGAATGTATATTTATTCAATACAAGGTAAGAATAATATGATCTCTAAACGTTTTGTTATTCGATGA
- a CDS encoding ribonuclease Z, which yields MSINLTILGCHSATPRVNAFPTSQYLEINNRHFLIDCGEGTQRQMRKYKVGFSKIDHIFISHLHGDHFYGLVGLLSTFGILNREKDLHVFGPKGIKEVTLLQLKISQSHAKYTLIFHELSSKKSELIFEDDKVSVRTIPLNHRVYTNGYLFTEKEKPRKLNMLNISGYPEIERCDYNNIKAGRDVVLSTGEVVKNQQLTINPAKPLSYAFCSDTYYKPDIIPLIKNVDLLYHEATFLSDREDLAKKTKHSTSKQAAQIAKDAEVKQLVLGHYSGRYTDISLFKKEAQETFSNVELAKPGVVFSVD from the coding sequence ATGAGTATAAACCTCACTATTTTAGGGTGTCATTCTGCAACTCCACGTGTAAACGCTTTTCCTACTTCGCAATATTTAGAAATTAATAATCGTCATTTTTTAATAGATTGTGGTGAGGGAACTCAACGTCAAATGCGCAAGTATAAAGTTGGCTTTTCTAAAATTGATCATATTTTTATTTCTCATTTACATGGCGATCATTTTTATGGTTTAGTTGGTTTATTATCAACTTTTGGTATTCTAAACAGAGAAAAAGACTTACATGTTTTTGGTCCTAAAGGAATTAAAGAAGTAACCTTATTACAATTAAAAATTTCGCAATCTCACGCAAAATATACTCTTATTTTTCATGAATTATCTTCTAAAAAAAGTGAGCTAATTTTTGAAGATGATAAAGTTTCTGTAAGAACAATCCCTTTAAACCATAGAGTTTACACAAATGGGTATTTGTTTACTGAAAAAGAGAAGCCAAGAAAGTTGAACATGTTAAACATCAGTGGCTATCCAGAAATAGAACGTTGTGATTACAACAATATAAAGGCAGGTAGAGATGTAGTTTTATCAACTGGTGAAGTTGTAAAAAATCAACAATTAACAATTAATCCTGCAAAACCTCTAAGCTATGCTTTTTGTAGTGATACGTATTATAAACCAGATATTATTCCGTTAATTAAAAATGTAGATTTGTTATATCATGAAGCAACTTTTTTATCAGACAGAGAAGATTTAGCTAAAAAAACAAAACACTCTACAAGTAAACAAGCAGCACAAATTGCAAAAGATGCTGAAGTAAAACAGTTAGTTTTAGGGCATTATTCTGGTAGATATACAGATATTTCTCTCTTTAAAAAAGAAGCTCAAGAAACGTTCTCTAATGTAGAATTAGCAAAACCTGGTGTTGTTTTTTCTGTAGACTAA
- the pyrR gene encoding bifunctional pyr operon transcriptional regulator/uracil phosphoribosyltransferase PyrR, producing the protein MSRKTLLNSKDIEIILHRLACQLIENHNDFSNTVLIGLQPRGSFLATRLASLLKNEYQIKNLQLGFLDITFYRDDFRRRDAPLAATATEIDFLIEGKQVVLIDDVLFSGRSIRAALTAIQSYGRPEHIELLVLIDRRFSRHLPIQPNYRGRQVDAINEEKVLVTWNETHKKDAVYIEQK; encoded by the coding sequence ATGAGCAGAAAAACATTACTTAACTCAAAAGATATTGAAATAATTCTGCATCGACTAGCTTGTCAGCTTATCGAAAACCACAATGATTTTTCAAATACTGTGTTAATTGGCTTACAACCTAGAGGTTCTTTTTTAGCCACTAGACTAGCGTCTTTATTAAAAAATGAATACCAAATTAAAAACTTACAATTAGGTTTTTTAGACATTACTTTTTACAGAGATGACTTTAGAAGACGTGATGCACCTTTAGCAGCAACTGCTACAGAAATAGACTTTTTAATTGAAGGTAAACAAGTAGTACTCATAGATGATGTTTTATTTTCTGGAAGAAGTATTAGAGCCGCCTTAACTGCAATTCAATCTTACGGAAGACCAGAACACATAGAATTGTTGGTATTAATAGACAGAAGGTTTAGTAGACATTTACCAATACAACCTAATTACAGAGGCCGACAAGTAGACGCAATAAATGAAGAAAAAGTTTTGGTTACTTGGAATGAAACTCATAAAAAAGACGCCGTTTATATAGAACAAAAGTAA
- a CDS encoding CoA-binding protein produces the protein MKNVTLVIGASTNPNKYSNIAIKRLADKEMQVVALGLRKGTVSGITIDEEKKDYKNIDTVNLYLNPKRQEDYYSYIISLKPRRVIFNPGTENTEFVKLLQENNIESEIACSLVLLSINQY, from the coding sequence ATGAAAAATGTAACATTAGTTATTGGTGCTTCAACAAATCCTAACAAATATTCTAACATTGCTATTAAAAGACTGGCAGATAAAGAGATGCAAGTTGTTGCTTTAGGTTTAAGAAAAGGAACCGTTTCTGGAATTACTATTGATGAAGAAAAAAAAGACTATAAAAATATTGATACTGTTAACCTGTATTTAAATCCTAAGAGACAAGAAGATTATTATAGTTATATAATTAGCTTAAAACCTAGAAGAGTAATTTTTAATCCTGGAACAGAAAATACGGAGTTTGTAAAATTGTTGCAAGAAAATAATATTGAATCAGAAATTGCTTGTAGTTTGGTTTTATTGAGTATCAATCAATATTAG
- a CDS encoding aspartate carbamoyltransferase catalytic subunit, with the protein MSELSVKHLLGIKYLNANDIDLIFKTADHFKEVINRPIKKVPSLRDITIANLFFENSTRTKLSFELAEKRLSADVINFSASQSSVKKGETLIDTVNNILSMKVDIVVMRHPNVGAGVFLSKHVDAKIINAGDGTHEHPTQALLDSYSIREKLGSVKGKKIVIVGDVLHSRVALSNIFALQLQGAKVKVCGPTTLIPKYISSLGVEVETNLKKALEWCDVANVLRVQHERMDIKYFPSTREYTQLFGINKEILDNLGKKIVIMHPGPINRGVEITSDVADSNESIILNQVENGVAVRMAIIYLLAQQIKR; encoded by the coding sequence GTGTCTGAACTAAGTGTAAAACATTTATTGGGAATAAAATATCTTAATGCAAATGATATTGATCTTATTTTTAAAACTGCAGATCATTTTAAAGAAGTAATTAACCGACCTATTAAAAAAGTTCCTTCTTTAAGAGATATTACAATTGCTAATTTATTTTTTGAAAATAGTACCCGTACAAAATTAAGTTTTGAGCTTGCTGAAAAACGGTTATCTGCAGATGTAATTAACTTCTCTGCAAGTCAATCATCAGTAAAAAAAGGAGAAACTTTAATAGATACTGTAAACAATATTTTATCTATGAAAGTAGATATTGTTGTTATGAGGCACCCAAATGTTGGTGCTGGTGTTTTTTTATCTAAACATGTAGATGCAAAAATTATAAATGCTGGAGATGGAACCCATGAACACCCAACACAAGCTTTATTAGACTCATACTCTATAAGAGAAAAATTAGGTTCTGTAAAAGGAAAAAAAATAGTTATTGTTGGCGATGTTTTGCACTCTAGAGTCGCTTTATCAAACATTTTTGCACTTCAATTACAAGGTGCAAAAGTAAAAGTTTGTGGTCCAACAACGTTAATTCCTAAATACATTTCTAGCTTAGGTGTAGAAGTTGAAACAAATCTTAAAAAAGCATTAGAATGGTGTGATGTTGCAAACGTTTTGCGCGTACAACATGAAAGAATGGATATAAAATATTTTCCATCAACTAGAGAATACACACAACTTTTTGGAATAAATAAAGAAATCTTAGACAACCTTGGCAAGAAAATAGTAATCATGCACCCAGGACCAATAAATCGTGGAGTTGAAATTACAAGTGATGTTGCAGATTCTAACGAATCTATCATTTTAAATCAAGTAGAAAACGGTGTTGCTGTTAGAATGGCAATTATTTATTTATTGGCGCAACAAATAAAAAGATAA